One region of Monomorium pharaonis isolate MP-MQ-018 chromosome 11, ASM1337386v2, whole genome shotgun sequence genomic DNA includes:
- the LOC105836080 gene encoding RNA-binding protein 28 isoform X1, producing MSKLYGQRNDKGKKLSWMYRKKAKLRRAKNAETKVPDTANANGQNSRIIVRNLPFKATEEDVRRFYEPFGEIKEINLLKRSDGNPVGCGFIYFKRVEDASKAIFNTNKKEFLGRTIHSDWAISKSKFCEKLEKDLAENYETDRDEQQSSQNVQEDDDGHTHTEKKIRKKDNLKKQRRKKFLKMKKQKKRARIVIRNLAFQVTEDNLKEHFSQYGEVDEIKILTRPDGKQTGVAFVQYNIVQNAAKAIRYANMKPFLNRPMIVDWAVPKTKFSQNSTDVKPEIKTEPIDEDQMHDTAQIETSANNINDSNAELYREIIMDSTKLDESDEEKVKMHEEEDTDNEDENDDSNDDNVSVVIDKEEENSEEEENHSDVKRSSKRISNDVDEGRTIFLKNVPFSVKNDELKRYMEQFGPVYYALVCIDPLTEYSRGTAFVKFQRVEDAEKCLSAGTQLCLRDQTIEAHKALHRKEVEDKNNLKKQKIKDSRNLYLIKEGVILAKSPAAAEVSVSDMEKRLKLEQWKSQMLRNLNMFVSRVRLVVHNLPPNFDDAKLRQLFKNHSGPKAVIKEARVMRDLKNIDATGKGKSKEYGFVAFTTHEDALKALRSINNNPNIFSKSRRPIIGFSIENRILVNVKERRLQKSRERNSLWSGNKNKREHADGTKDEVSVKRVKVRKSNDLDEKPYAGMIGKVGYDKLRSNFNLKSQAELHTRTVKKQKKLKKTTKQLEIVKKEKIKRKQDNIPKKTKKLDADDENLNKLLNNYRNKLKGIDYKKSKWYESSTGS from the exons atgagtaaACTCTATG GACAAAGAAATGATAAAGGGAAGAAGTTATCTTGGATGTATCGGAAGAAGGCTAAATTGAGAAGGGCAAAAAATGCTGAAACAAAAGTACCTGATACTGCAAACGCAAATGGTCAAAATTCCCGAATAATTGTTCGGAATTTACCTTTTAAG GCAACAGAAGAGGACGTGAGAAGATTTTATGAACCATTTGGTGAAATCaaggaaataaatcttttgaaGCGTTCAGATGGGAATCCAGTGGGATgtggttttatatattttaagcgTGTCGAAGATGCTTCAAAAGCgatatttaatactaataaaaaggaatttcttg GAAGAACTATACACAGTGACTGGGCTAtatcaaaatctaaattttgtGAGAAACTCGAGAAAGATCTCGCAGAAAATTACGAAACTGATAGAGATGAACAGCAGTCTTCTCAGAATGTTCAGGAAGATGATGACGGACACACAcatactgagaaaaaaattagaaaaaaggataatttaaaaaagcaaaggagaaaaaagtttctcaaaatgaaaaaacagaaaaaacgAGCCAGGAtagtaataagaaatttagCTTTTCAG gttacggaagataatttaaaggaacatttttctcaatatGGTGAAGtagatgaaataaaaattttaactcgaCCTGATGGTAAACAGACTGGAGTTGCTTttgtgcaatataatattgtacaaaatgcAGCGAAAGCTATACGTTATGCAAATATGAAACCTTTCTTGAACAGACCTATGATAGTCGATTGGGCTGTTCCTAAAACTAAATTTTCGCAGAATAGCACAGATGTAAAACCCGAGATCAAAACTGAACCTATTGATGAAGATCAAATGCATGATACTGCACAAATAGAAACATCtgcaaataacattaatgatTCGAATGCTGAGTTATATAG aGAAATTATAATGGATAGTACAAAATTAGACGAATCTGacgaagaaaaagtaaaaatgcatGAAGAAGAGGACACTGACAATGAAGATGAGAATGATGATAGTAATGATGATAATGTCAGTGTTGTAATTGACAAGGAAGAAGAAAACAGTGAGGAAGAAGAGAATCATTCAGACGTGAAACGTTCATCAAAACGAATATCCAACGACGTTGACGAGggaagaacaatttttttaaagaatgtaCCGTTTTCTGTTAAAAATGATGAACTTAAAAGATACATGGAACAATTTGGGCCTGTTTATTATGCTCTTGTGTGCATTGATCCTCTGACCGAATATTCTAGAGGCACTGCTTTTGTTAAGTTTCAG CGTGTTGAAGATGCCGAAAAATGTTTATCAGCTGGAACTCAATTATGTCTGCGTGATCAAACAATTGAAGCTCACAAAGCGTTGCACAGAAAAGAAgttgaagataaaaataatttgaaaaagcaAAAGATCAAAGATTCTAGgaatttatatcttattaagGAAGGAG TTATACTGGCCAAAAGTCCAGCTGCGGCGGAAGTATCGGTATCTGATATGGAAAAACGTTTGAAATTAGAACAATGGAAATCACAGATGTTgcgtaatttaaatatgttcGTATCGAGAGTACGACTTGTGGTTCATAACTTACCCCCCAATTTTGATGACGCAAAACTCAGACAGTTGTTTAAAAATCACAGCGGACCTAAGGCTGTAATTAAGGag GCGCGAGTTATGCgtgatttgaaaaatattgatgcaACTGGAAAAGGAAAGTCGAAGGAGTATGGTTTTGTTGCGTTCACTACTCACGAAGACGCGCTTAAAGCTTTGAGGAGTATAAATAACAACCCAAATATATTCTCCAAAAGCAGa agaCCTATAATTGGATTCTCAATAGAGAATCGTATCTTGGTAAACGTGAAGGAAAGAAGACTTCAAAAAAGTCGTGAGCGCAATTCCTTGTGGTCtggaaacaaaaataaaagagaacaTGCGGATGGAACCAAGGATGAAGTTTCAGTTAAACGAGTTAAAGTTAGAAAATCAAATGATTTAGATGAAAAACCGTATGCAGGCATGATTGGCAAAGTAGGTTATGATAAACTGAGGTCAAATTTCAATCTCAAGTCACAAGCAGAATTGCATACGCGGACTGtaaaaaaacagaagaaaTTGAAGAAAACGACGAAGCAATTggagattgtaaaaaaagaaaagataaagagaaaacaGGACAACATTCCG aaaaaaacaaagaaacttGATGCAGATGATGAAAACTTGAACAAgcttctaaataattatagaaataaattgaaaggaattgattataaaaagtCGAAGTGGTATGAATCTTCGACTGGATCTTaa
- the LOC105836080 gene encoding RNA-binding protein 28 isoform X2 encodes MYRKKAKLRRAKNAETKVPDTANANGQNSRIIVRNLPFKATEEDVRRFYEPFGEIKEINLLKRSDGNPVGCGFIYFKRVEDASKAIFNTNKKEFLGRTIHSDWAISKSKFCEKLEKDLAENYETDRDEQQSSQNVQEDDDGHTHTEKKIRKKDNLKKQRRKKFLKMKKQKKRARIVIRNLAFQVTEDNLKEHFSQYGEVDEIKILTRPDGKQTGVAFVQYNIVQNAAKAIRYANMKPFLNRPMIVDWAVPKTKFSQNSTDVKPEIKTEPIDEDQMHDTAQIETSANNINDSNAELYREIIMDSTKLDESDEEKVKMHEEEDTDNEDENDDSNDDNVSVVIDKEEENSEEEENHSDVKRSSKRISNDVDEGRTIFLKNVPFSVKNDELKRYMEQFGPVYYALVCIDPLTEYSRGTAFVKFQRVEDAEKCLSAGTQLCLRDQTIEAHKALHRKEVEDKNNLKKQKIKDSRNLYLIKEGVILAKSPAAAEVSVSDMEKRLKLEQWKSQMLRNLNMFVSRVRLVVHNLPPNFDDAKLRQLFKNHSGPKAVIKEARVMRDLKNIDATGKGKSKEYGFVAFTTHEDALKALRSINNNPNIFSKSRRPIIGFSIENRILVNVKERRLQKSRERNSLWSGNKNKREHADGTKDEVSVKRVKVRKSNDLDEKPYAGMIGKVGYDKLRSNFNLKSQAELHTRTVKKQKKLKKTTKQLEIVKKEKIKRKQDNIPKKTKKLDADDENLNKLLNNYRNKLKGIDYKKSKWYESSTGS; translated from the exons ATGTATCGGAAGAAGGCTAAATTGAGAAGGGCAAAAAATGCTGAAACAAAAGTACCTGATACTGCAAACGCAAATGGTCAAAATTCCCGAATAATTGTTCGGAATTTACCTTTTAAG GCAACAGAAGAGGACGTGAGAAGATTTTATGAACCATTTGGTGAAATCaaggaaataaatcttttgaaGCGTTCAGATGGGAATCCAGTGGGATgtggttttatatattttaagcgTGTCGAAGATGCTTCAAAAGCgatatttaatactaataaaaaggaatttcttg GAAGAACTATACACAGTGACTGGGCTAtatcaaaatctaaattttgtGAGAAACTCGAGAAAGATCTCGCAGAAAATTACGAAACTGATAGAGATGAACAGCAGTCTTCTCAGAATGTTCAGGAAGATGATGACGGACACACAcatactgagaaaaaaattagaaaaaaggataatttaaaaaagcaaaggagaaaaaagtttctcaaaatgaaaaaacagaaaaaacgAGCCAGGAtagtaataagaaatttagCTTTTCAG gttacggaagataatttaaaggaacatttttctcaatatGGTGAAGtagatgaaataaaaattttaactcgaCCTGATGGTAAACAGACTGGAGTTGCTTttgtgcaatataatattgtacaaaatgcAGCGAAAGCTATACGTTATGCAAATATGAAACCTTTCTTGAACAGACCTATGATAGTCGATTGGGCTGTTCCTAAAACTAAATTTTCGCAGAATAGCACAGATGTAAAACCCGAGATCAAAACTGAACCTATTGATGAAGATCAAATGCATGATACTGCACAAATAGAAACATCtgcaaataacattaatgatTCGAATGCTGAGTTATATAG aGAAATTATAATGGATAGTACAAAATTAGACGAATCTGacgaagaaaaagtaaaaatgcatGAAGAAGAGGACACTGACAATGAAGATGAGAATGATGATAGTAATGATGATAATGTCAGTGTTGTAATTGACAAGGAAGAAGAAAACAGTGAGGAAGAAGAGAATCATTCAGACGTGAAACGTTCATCAAAACGAATATCCAACGACGTTGACGAGggaagaacaatttttttaaagaatgtaCCGTTTTCTGTTAAAAATGATGAACTTAAAAGATACATGGAACAATTTGGGCCTGTTTATTATGCTCTTGTGTGCATTGATCCTCTGACCGAATATTCTAGAGGCACTGCTTTTGTTAAGTTTCAG CGTGTTGAAGATGCCGAAAAATGTTTATCAGCTGGAACTCAATTATGTCTGCGTGATCAAACAATTGAAGCTCACAAAGCGTTGCACAGAAAAGAAgttgaagataaaaataatttgaaaaagcaAAAGATCAAAGATTCTAGgaatttatatcttattaagGAAGGAG TTATACTGGCCAAAAGTCCAGCTGCGGCGGAAGTATCGGTATCTGATATGGAAAAACGTTTGAAATTAGAACAATGGAAATCACAGATGTTgcgtaatttaaatatgttcGTATCGAGAGTACGACTTGTGGTTCATAACTTACCCCCCAATTTTGATGACGCAAAACTCAGACAGTTGTTTAAAAATCACAGCGGACCTAAGGCTGTAATTAAGGag GCGCGAGTTATGCgtgatttgaaaaatattgatgcaACTGGAAAAGGAAAGTCGAAGGAGTATGGTTTTGTTGCGTTCACTACTCACGAAGACGCGCTTAAAGCTTTGAGGAGTATAAATAACAACCCAAATATATTCTCCAAAAGCAGa agaCCTATAATTGGATTCTCAATAGAGAATCGTATCTTGGTAAACGTGAAGGAAAGAAGACTTCAAAAAAGTCGTGAGCGCAATTCCTTGTGGTCtggaaacaaaaataaaagagaacaTGCGGATGGAACCAAGGATGAAGTTTCAGTTAAACGAGTTAAAGTTAGAAAATCAAATGATTTAGATGAAAAACCGTATGCAGGCATGATTGGCAAAGTAGGTTATGATAAACTGAGGTCAAATTTCAATCTCAAGTCACAAGCAGAATTGCATACGCGGACTGtaaaaaaacagaagaaaTTGAAGAAAACGACGAAGCAATTggagattgtaaaaaaagaaaagataaagagaaaacaGGACAACATTCCG aaaaaaacaaagaaacttGATGCAGATGATGAAAACTTGAACAAgcttctaaataattatagaaataaattgaaaggaattgattataaaaagtCGAAGTGGTATGAATCTTCGACTGGATCTTaa
- the LOC105836077 gene encoding probable cytochrome P450 49a1, whose translation MTMLKQHAKQLLRRFIRIDTKSDRALDTLVANVGEQDLLRHRPYSEIPGPKPIPLLGNNWRFLPFIGDFDIQSIDKLSKRLHSQYGDIVKIEGLLNRPDMVFVYDANEIERIFRREEKMPHRPSMPSLDYYKHVLRKDFFQANPGVIAVHGENWYNFRSKVQQVMLQPRIARMYIGAIEEASTALIRRIAKIRDRKHEVPDDFLNEMHKWSLESIARVALDVRLGCLDDNANAETQKLIDALITFFKNVPVLELKIPFWKIFSTPTWQQYVNSLDTIVSTISKYTAAALSRAKNNRDSDRELSLLERVLACEGDTKVASILALDLFLVGVDTTSSSVASVLYQLALHPEKQALAHEEICNVLSQRDVPLEMTNIDNLKYLKACIKETLRMYPVVIGNGRTTTSDIVISGYRVPKGVHVVFQHYVISNLEKYFPQSSEFLPERWLCDDGVRHAFASLPFGYGRRMCLGRRFADLEMIIVITKILQRYKIEYHHEKLEYYINPMYTPKGPLKLRFIER comes from the exons ATGACTATGTTGAAGCAGCATGCAAAGCAGCTGTTGCGTCGATTCATTAGAATTGACACAAAAAGTGATAGAGCATTAGATACGCTAGTTGCGAATGTCGGGGAACAAGATTTGTTGCGACATCGCCCATACTCGGAGATTCCAGGACCCAAGCCAATTCCTTTGCTAGGCAACAATTGGCGATTTTTGCCTTTTATAG GGGACTTTGATATACAGTCAATAGACAAATTGTCAAAAAGACTGCACTCTCAATACGGCGATATTGTGAAGATAGAAGGTCTTCTAAACAGACCCGACATGGTATTCGTATATGATGCAAATGAAATCGAACGAATTTTTCGACGGGAAGAAAAAATGCCACATCGACCTTCCATGCCATCACTTGATTATTACAAGCATGTACTGCGAAAAGATTTCTTTCAGGCTAATCCGGGTGTCATAGCCGT acACGGTGAGAATTGGTATAATTTTCGAAGCAAGGTACAGCAGGTGATGTTACAGCCAAGAATCGCGAGAATGTACATTGGCGCGATCGAAGAAGCGAGCACGGCACTAATTCGCAG AATAGCAAAGATACGGGATCGGAAGCACGAGGTACCCGACGACTTTCTCAATGAAATGCACAAATGGTCTTTAGAAT CTATTGCGCGTGTCGCATTGGATGTGCGCTTAGGTTGTTTGGACGACAATGCAAATGCGGAAACACAAAAGCTCATAGATGCGTTGATCACATTCTTTAAAAACGTGCCTGTGCTCGAATTAAAGATACCTTTTTGGAAAATCTTTAGTACACCTACGTGGCAGCAATACGTAAATTCTTTGGATACAATTGTGag taccATATCAAAATATACAGCCGCTGCTTTGTCGAGGGCCAAGAACAATAGGGATTCGGACAGGGAACTGTCTCTTTTGGAAAGAGTTCTAGCTTGTGAAGGCGATACGAAAGTAGCTTCTATCCTTGCTCTAGATTTGTTCTTGGTTGGAGTTGACacg ACGTCGTCTTCGGTGGCCTCGGTCCTCTATCAGTTAGCGCTACATCCAGAAAAACAGGCTTTAGCGCATGAGGAAATATGCAATGTTCTTTCGCAAAGAGACGTGCCTCTCGAGATGACAAATAttgacaatttaaaatatttgaaggcGTGCATTAAAGAAACTTTGAG GATGTATCCAGTTGTCATAGGCAATGGGCGAACTACAACTTCGGATATTGTAATCAGCGGCTATCGCGTACCGAAAGGA GTGCATGTGGTATTTCAACACTACGTCATTAGCAATCTAGAGAAATACTTTCCGCAAAGTAGCGAGTTCCTCCCGGAACGATGGTTATGCGACGACGGTGTCCGCCATGCGTTTGCTTCACTTCCTTTCGGTTACGGTAGACGAATGTGTTTGGGGCGACGATTTGCCGATCTCGAAATGATTATCGTCATTACCAAG ATTCTTCAACGTTACAAAATAGAATATCACCATGAAAAATTAGAGTATTACATTAATCCAATGTACACGCCAAAAGGACCGTTAAAATTGCGATTTATTGAGagataa